The following are encoded in a window of Callithrix jacchus isolate 240 chromosome 9, calJac240_pri, whole genome shotgun sequence genomic DNA:
- the TSPAN8 gene encoding tetraspanin-8 codes for MAGVSGCIKYSMFIFNFVFWLCGIVILALAIWVRVSNDAQEILSSEDLGSSPYVAVNLLIAVGAVIMILGFLGCCGAIRESRCMLLLFFIGLLVILLLQVAAGILGAAFKPEYDRILNETLYENTKLLSTTDESGKQFQQVIIDFQEEFKCCGLVNGAADWGNNFQQYPKLCECQDVQELCTNYNGKRVYKEPCISFIKNLLAKNVIIVIGIAFGLAVVEILGLVFSMVLYCQIGSK; via the exons ATGGCAGGTGTGAGTGGCTGTATAAAATATTCTATGTTTATCTTCAACTTCGTGTTCTGG CTATGTGGTATCGTAATCCTGGCATTAGCAATATGGGTACGAGTAAGCAATGATGCTCAAGAG attctcAGCTCTGAAGATTTAGGCTCCAGCCCCTATGTTGCTGTAAACCTACTGATTGCTGTAGGTGCCGTCATCATGATTCTGGGCTTCCTGGGATGCTGTGGTGCTATAAGAGAAAGTCGCTGCATGCTTCTGTTG TTTTTCATAGGTTTGCTTGTGATCCTGCTACTGCAGGTGGCGGCAGGTATCCTAGGAGCTGCTTTCAAACCTGAG TATGATCGCATCTTGAATGAAACTCTCTATGAAAACACAAAGCTTTTGAGTACCACAGATGAAAGTGGAAAACAATTCCAACAAGTCATAATTGACTTTCAAGAAGAG TTTAAATGCTGTGGTTTGGTAAATGGAGCTGCAGATTGGGGAAATAATTTTCAACAATATCCCAAATTATGTGAATGTCAAGATGTACAGGAACTGTGCACCAATTATAATGGGAAACGTGTTTACAAAGAG ccctgtatttctttcataaaaaacCTATTGGCAAAAAATGTGATTATAGTTATTGGAATAGCATTTGGACTGGCAGTTGTTGAG ATACTTGGTTTGGTGTTTTCTATGGTCCTGTATTGCCAGATTGGGAGCAAATGA